The following DNA comes from Nicotiana sylvestris chromosome 10, ASM39365v2, whole genome shotgun sequence.
AGGGTTGGAGGCTAAACGAATCAAAGATATTATAACCTTTACTTTTGGGGTAAAACTAGGAGTGTTTAATACGCTAAGGAGGTAGTGTTTTACTGTACCTGAATCATATAATATTCATATGTTAAGTTTTGAAGTcaaacaagttgtaaaacaaaagtcgacaaaagttgtcgcaagaTACATTCATAATACTACTGAAAGTTGGCTTTAGTGTTAGTCAACTTTTCTTCCAATATACTTAGAGTTACGGGGTGACCCACCCACCAATTTGAATCTCTATGAATCTAATTCTCCACTCACTAAACCATTCATTGATACGACATTAGAGTATAAAGATATTTGCATTTTCACGAGACGGAATAAGTAGCTCCCTATGGGACCCACTTAGACGGTGGATAATTCTCCAACCTTTAATGATCAGGTCAAGGCTCAGTTGAGCTAATTGTTTCGACCCAACCAGACCCTATACTCTCCCAAACTCTCTCAAAGTATTATCCATGATTCAAAAGTGAAATCCAAAGAAAACAACGCAAATCAAACACCGGGAATCCCGAGGTGATTGCTAACTCGCTTCTCTTCCCTTTGTGGCTTATTGAGGATTGCTTAGCAGTGAAGTAAGCTCTGAAAGTTAGTTGTTGGAGTATTATAAAGTATGTTTTACACTCTCCTACTTAGTATTATTCGTTTTTGGGCTATAGAAAGCTTGGGTAATGAAGAGAACATGAAGAATAAGGGAAGTAAAGTTGAGGTGTTGTGTGTATGTGATTGTTTTGGAAGGTTTTTGAGCTAGGTTTCAGCTAGTTCTTGATGTAGTAGCTTGGGTGTGCTGTTGATATTTTTCTAGTTGTTTTTTGTGTTGGTTTGAGTAGGAAGGAAGTGATATATGTGTTATCCAATTTTCTGAAAATCATAGGTATATTGTTATTGATTGTTTGAGCTTGGTATGGTGTTGAGAATGTATTATAAGATGTCATGCGCGTTTTTGTTTAGACCTGGGGAAGTGAATAAATTAAGGGGAGACGCTATTCGATTTCTTATAGAACAAGTTTGTTGCTTGATAAAAGTTGTTAAGTTCATTATGGTAACATTGGTGTCCTTATTGTTGATTGTAGATTCAGAGTAAATGAGGCTAAGctagggtaaatacataaagatTCGGTATAAGGTATTTTAAGGCTAAATCTTTTCCTCTCTTGGCATATTTTAAGATAAAACGAAATATAAACAAACGATATTCCAAAATAACTCCACTCTTAGTAAGTAGGTACACCCAAGTCATTTACTTCCTCATGATGTTGTTTAAGTATATTATGTATTAGATTCTAAGTCTCGTTGATGCTTATGGTGATGATGTTTGTATTCATAATGTAATCAGAGATGTaacgaccttacatcactcctaAGGAAGTCCTAAATATCTTAAAAGGTTCTCTAAAACTTTTACACGTTCGTGAGAATAAGAATtgatgttatgtatatatatatatatatatatatatatatatatatatatatatatagcacgTATAGAGATTTGGATATTGTACTCCTATCTTACCATCGAGCTACGACCAGTTGGGTAGTTATACATcttcatttaccaccgagctacaaCAGGTTGGGCAGACACAtatttaccatcgagctacggcCGGTTAGGCAGTTACAACTTATTAGTTGTGTAGTTAATGtcacgatgatgatgatgatgatgatgatgatgatgtgtGTGTGTGCACGAGATTGAACTTATTATGCATGTTATGGCCCTCTGCGGCAAGTCAGAGGTTACAAGTTGATTCTTATTCCTCTCAATGATAGTatcttattgttatgtttcatttTTGCCTTACATATTCGGTACATTCTTCATTGTGAAAAATGATtacacatgcgtacatgttttgtgcCAAGGCTCGAGCAACCTCTGTGGGCACGGTTCGTTCGATTGTTTAGCCCTATCGAGACTCCATCGTTATTAAGTAATTTCCTCGCAACAAAGTTGACATCCAAGGACAATGcctcccagtattcgaggttgattgtagggGAACCTCGGATACTGTTAATGCTGTCTTTGATGCAGATTCGTGATCGGCCTTCGATTCTAAGTTAGCATGAtccattgttgcctcgttaaaaccttgccgaaaaaccCAATTGCGACAAAaacggttcaagggaaaaagactgcaacgcatgctttaagaCTTAAGGCGTCGTGCCGCTCATTGTATATTGATATTGGAATTGACCGGAAATAGAAATAAAAGTGAACCAAAAGAAATGTATAGCTTTGGCCCTCAAGCTAGATCGTCCTCGAACCAAACGAGTATTTCAATGGAAAGTATGAACAAAGTAACAAAATATTGAGAGCTTAAGAGAAAGACAACATATTGCTTTGTATTGCGTCAATATAATCCCCTTTACAAATGATCAtcccccctttatatagtaggggagtcatACCCTtggtacaattctaaatacagtaaaaaatctcatgattagctaattaatcggcctcttcttaATACATGCCGAGATTTCCGCCGTGATCCTCGCCGATCGCGGATATCTTGGCTTTCCGTTATTTGGCTCGGTAGGTTTTCCTCGATCTTGCTCGATCTCAATCTTGGCTAATCTCGATCTCGATCAGTTCCTGAGTCACGAGCTTGGcagtcaaactacactttatatagacacgaccttttttttaaacaattatcctaactcatcacaccaagaatatttaaaatagactaagcacaaaagtaTAACAACttaacctcaagatttgactcacaaacACCACGCTTTATTCACAAcgcacccacttactctaacatagaggtcactcaCATTACCTTTCcctcatgaatcaagtgccctcacacaacaaaagagagtagtttcaTACACAATacaatttaagaacaattaggaactcaagatggaaagaattcactcactctcagaaataacattcatatgtcacaaaagatgcaccataggcttgcccgtagtgtactactctactaatcgagcttattcagtctaggatcaagtaggattttatttggttgtaatgtaggctgcgggacaggtaggatacatttagatataagagtgactatacCTCCCTAAGCACTGTAATACATACATTTTAACATTCAAGCCCATGTTTATGTCAAACCatgactccaccttcacatcaatatacatcaactcccaaattatttaagcacaattacatcaagagttaccACCTGTCAATGAATATCTGGACACAatataactattttttttcttttctttttcaattcaagtggcttttatttattttcaacATAGTggacctttctccttatttcattagttccactcaaaagtcaaaccaaccaccccacactttaacttttacatagttcgtaacaattcaagtgctcatgagaggtgaacaTGTTCAAATatatggttaattcaaacaattgggtaaggcttgtaatgtggttgccaaagaaacaagattacaggctcaaaggggttaactatgatacataacaattaggcgggtaaaatatacatatctggctcaacaaagaaatgcctatatcacttctaagactgaacaaaactactatttcactttgcaaacacacggggcaagttctaggcatcaaatgcaatgcacaaacTACAACAAACCTCACACGCACATGACACatgactcactcaagattggatcatcaagacactctagtcaaagaatttaagcaaagttaagaacatacaatttaaggtacttatacgaGAGttaaaaactgagcctaagcgtcacaactaggggtgttcatggttcggtttggatcggtttttccctaaaaagaaaccaaaccaaataagtcggtttttcaaatattagaaccaaaccaaaccaattaagtcggttttttcttgattcggtttatgtcgggtttttgttttttcggttatttgtcggatttttcttaaatataagacatacactaccaaacatatatttcggcgaccacattttcaacgtaacactatcaaatcaattgtcctttgagaaatctattatttaccaagatatattgatgataattgaatcaaatgtgatgaataatttaaggactcaattaaaaatatattatttttaaaatgaaatagattcttacacttaacaaaagaaaactaccaatcaaactagaatgtaaaggtaaagacatgtactaaaagtgcaaacgattaacatttactataaaatttttgaaactttgtataaaagtgtgcatatatataggtgtaataataaatttaaatagctactcctatattcggtttggttcattttttttaaaaccaaaaccaaaccaaatttgatcggtttttaaatttcaaaaccaaacaaaaaagtatcggttttttagtcgatttggtttggttttcgatttggttcgggtttttgaatttttatgaacacccctagtaacaaccaaagtactcactattctcaaggcataacaaagtcaagagatattgcttcatttCAAAATACAACACAATGACTCATATTCCTAAAAAAAGActaactatacccggttcaaataaaataATTGGAAAAGAACcacggcacaaagaaaaaccaaaggggaattgctacactacctaacaaaaaaattctttttgtttttttttctttagacttaaatccctcaagaaaattgtctaataggtccatcgtcgggaaaagtccaatcttttctatttaaaaaaaaatcaattaaactaACATAACTAAAATAGCACAGAAAGTCACttagacaatctcctcaccccacaatTTAAATTGTGcgttgtccccaatgcacacccatGCATACAAAAGGGTAAAAGGAACTCTCtgataggccaaaggccgaagcactagtatctcatggggtactcagacttctcccaggactggtccttcgtgcgggtacctcacacttagttccaaccatctggtttgcTGTTGCATCCTTTCAATGACTTTGCGTTCCATgctcctaaaaataaaaaatcgacactacaagaataatacaataataataaaaaataaaaaaacaaaaaaaaactaaaaactaaataaaaaataaaaaataaaataaagctgggttgcctcccaacaagcgcttgatttaacgccgcggcacgacgtgaatcactttttgcctccacctcgagcttatgaatcgaaccccaagttttgattcaagcttatgattaCGGTCATGGGGAGGTGGAACGAATCTAAATGGCCCAagaaaataatgtagtattctgcactcCTTGGCCTTTGTATGAGGTATGTAATCCTGACTTTCTAgcaagaagaattccagaatatatgcaccttgttcctcattccttgactcttCAATTGGttcggatgactctatttccatatcatcatccaagcACAATGTGAAAAAATGCTTTGAGTGTGGACTAATGCGCTCAACTATATAACATTGGGACTgtctacattctcaacactaatgacaatagagtcaactaaatatgtatcctcaatatccttggttgactctagtatctcttctacaatatcgacatcctcaaaatctagttcgattgattgttggtATTCTACTCTGGTCTTCTACACTAGCACCTCAATTTCTGTACCTAATTCACGCTCTTCTTGTATACTATTcacaatattggcttgttgagcattaaaatcTTCAACCAGTTGACTCACGTGAACTTTCAATTGTGAATAGTTTCCTCTTTCCTTTCTATCTGCAGTTGTAATTTACTATGTTGATCTAAAAGGTACTTTAACATATATATTCGATCTTCTTTAGGTCAGCTTCcctgggttctttgttcctattaacttcaccaaaaaaagaagaaccatcaaagtaagggaTTGGGGGAAGGTAAGAAAtgtaagcacaaccatgaaagtgaccatcttgaccatcACACAttcacacataagattgagttggtgcacaaaactcgctctcgaaaatattttgataatttttccctgggtggtttccttcacaatatgcataaggaggattaaaaatagagttaccaacatcaaaattctcataattccatgatgccatgtttctcaaataaaaataaaaaaaaaataaacaaaaaaattaatcaaatacaagaaaacaaaaataaaagttcaaacttgcaacctaAAAATATGTATACCTACTACTACATCGTTAGTTACCCGGTAACGGCgctaaaatttgatcacgcccaactataccttataaaaaggactaagcggtcgttgcaaatataatctggtttacaagtccggagtcgaatcccgtAGAGAACTAAGGtgtagctacagttgttcactatcaccaaaaAGACAAGCTtaaacaattcctaacttatagatattcagatttttgtgtttaactaattaactaacaaattaaaatagtaaattaacaactaaagatactaatggttggagaaaagattaaggaggtctagattTATGATTTCctctattgtcggaatccttccctcTATGTTTGTTATAAATTTGTCTAagtcttctctatcgatcatgagcactctaactgtcgtaactctctcccgagtaattacaacaatatactagacaTTTTCTCCCGAATTATGCTAGCTAGCTTTTAAGTacaactcacttagatcgcactcAAGGTTTCATTATCcataatcccacctttaaacctttcgtattgatccctcatatacgttaggagtgatgatgttcaacaactacctaaatatacacTACATCCCGAGTAATGCACACTAAATATGAACAGCTAATTAAtggcccttcaatcaacaacaataagcatatagttgaacaaatagagataatactacgacaaatctatattaacataatgAGAAAATCATCCTacaacaggttccatcaaaaccctagataacaaattagctattcataatagtatgcataactacaatactagaattcataaccaataatgaaaataggaagaaggaagtgaaaaactcgtagaagaattctcctccttgctcctagtgtattcttgcctccttaggtcgaatctcctGTCTCCACGATGGCTCCGAGCTCTTCCTAGGTATAAAGTGTGTCCAAAGTATGTCCAACTCttcaaaatagcatttttacatgtatttataccaaataGGGTCGGACCCAGACGAAACACTTTTTCCTGCATGAAATATAACTCTGGCTCTGTAAAATTTGCACTACCGCACCGCATGGGGCGACGCACCATGCAGAGCGGCAGTGAGAAAGTTCAGATTGCTGATTCTGACAGGCTACAGGAAATTTCCACAGACGTGCCTCACTGCGCGCCGCTCCACGCACCGCGTTAGTGATAATttacaaaaattcaaaacataaaagttgtagccctttcaaatagctttccaacgatatattgtggagcccaaacggacTTCTGAAAAaaacgttatgtgcattttactagacaaatCACTATCGTTCTTAACTATTATCCATTGATCCCCGAACATGATCCCAACTTGAttacttgggcttttactcaggcttcaaagctccaaatcacttgaattcattccataatatctacatagctcggaatcactcctacaaggcataaaatacacaattagtgcaaaacactagggattaaagctcaaactcaattaaagtgcagtacatTACattgtaataagcgactaaaatacgtaattatagccaaTCATCAGGAGTCATACCTTtggtacaattctaaatacagtatgaaatcccatgattagctaatAAATCGGCCTCTTCTTAATATGTGCTGAGATTTCCGCCGTGATCATCGCTGATCGCAGATATCTTGGCTTTCCGTTATTTGGCTCGGTAGGCTTCCCTCGATCATGATCGATCTCTATCCCGCTCGGTCTAGATCTTGGCTAATCTCGATCTCGATCAGTTTCTGAGTCACGAGCTTGACAATCTAACTTCGTGTCACGGTCCGGTATGACATGGGGTCGAAACCTTGTCCTGCCACACCCTGATCTCGATTAATCATACAAAAAAGGAAAgctcgattttgaccgtatacaagcTTGTAAAATATGGACGCAGTATGGAATCCTCCAACTCACCCACCTGTTTTTTGTCACAAATGCACTGGAAGCTGAACGATCGGGAAACTTTACGACTTGTAGTTTTGTTAGCCACCAAAGTGTTACACCTGCTGCACACTCTACTACTTCTTGTAcgcatattttatttaacgtaaTATAAGTACTGTTTCTTTTGGACCCACAAAAAAAAACTTAGAAAATATACACAATCCATACTGGCTAAGTTTTTCCTCCATCACTTGTGTTTGGTTTCAAAATGTACTCTAAAATATAGATTTAGAAAAGTAATTCAAGTTTTGAAATGAAATTGGTATGACAGAGAAAGACATGAACCAAATCTATCTAAGGCCATTTCCGGCCCTCCCTCATTTTTCCATAATGGGGGCAACTTTTGCCATAAATGGGGGATGAATAGTGTTCCTCCAAATATAGGGGGACACTATTCATCTTCCACATTACTATTCAtgcatattttattatttaactcttttaatttatctctttatatatacctaattatatttatgtaatatctttataatattaattttacatcttaactttggcgtataattttgataaattaattttcgttcatttattatttttatgtaaaattgtaagttaattttattataagttataattgtacaaaaaaatatataatcatctcaaaaaatgaatggttcaaatataaaatattagatgttgctaaaattgaaaggtgcgaatataaaatattagatgttgctaaaattaaaatgtgaaaattgaaaatacattaaatgaaaatacattaaaataggaaatacatgaaaattgaaaatacattaaATTAAAATACATAAAAGTTAAAACTACGGTAAATATCATAATAACTTAGTAGGGAGGTATGTTGTTTCCAGATACACCAAAATTATTATAGTATTGAGTGAATGGGGCCGAGGATTGTTGTAGTAGTGACTGTGACTGTGGATACACCAAAATCATTATAGCGTTGTTCTTGTCGCATAAATTTACGACGAGTCGGATCGACAATAGAATCCACATCCATCATTAaaacatttttttcttctttcatttcttttactcTTAGTTTTCCTTTTTGAACAGTCAAAACTTCTTTTTTTCGAATGAATTTTATCGTtatgtaatatgtatttaattaatcttgtatgacaatgatttcacttttatttgaattattatttaatctataataattgcttacaaattatattatttaaaattttatgaaattgttttaatggaaattacaaattaatgaaaataaaagatgaaaTCTATTTAatggaaatttaaaaaataaaaataataatataatatagaagagagaagaatataaaaaagaaCATATGTACCTCCTTGCTGGGGCATATGTACCTCTCCTCTTCatatgcccgaaccatctaagtatcgcttcccgcatcttgttcTCCATAGGAGCCACGCTCACCTTGTCTGGAATATGTTCATTCCTAATTTTATTTATCATGTTATACTTGCACATCGATCTCAGCATCCTCATTTCTgttaccttcatcttctggacatgggagttcttgactggccaacactcagccccgtACAACATAGTCAGTCTAACCAGCGCTCTATAGAACATACTTTTAAAGTTTTGCTGGCACATTCTTATTACACAAAATACAGGAAgcgagcctccatttcatccaccccgctccaatacgatgtgtgacatcctcgtcaatctccccattCCCTTGTATAACTAACGCAAGGTACTAGAAACTTTCTCTCCTAGAGATGACTTGTGAATCAAGTCTCACGTCTTCATCCACTTCCTGAGTCGCACCactaaacttgcactccaagtattctttcttggtcttgctcaacttgaaacctttagactctagAGTTTgcctccaaacctctaacctcgcGTTAACACCGCCTCGCGTATCGTCAATCAGTATAATGTCATCTATAAATAACATGCACCACAACACCTCCCTTTGAATGTGGTGCATCAGTGTGTCAGCCGCCAGAGCAAATAAAAAAGGGTTGAGGCTCAATGCGTCAACCCCATCACAACTAGAAAGTTTTGAGTCCCCTTCGAGTGTcctcacccgagtcttagctccatcatagaTGTCCTTAATTGCCCTAATGTATGCAATATGAACACCTCTAGTCTCCAAACATCTCCACAGAACCTCCCTCGAAACTTTATCGTAAGCCTACTCTAAGTAGATGAACACCATATTAAAATCCCTCCTCCTCTAGCTATACTGCTCTATCAATCTCCTAACAAGGTGAACAACTTCCATAGTCGAACGTCCCGGTATAAATTTGAACTGGTTCTCGAAAATAGACACTCTTCCTCATTCTCAGCTCCACCACCCTCTCCAAACTTCCATAGTATGGCTTAGTAGCTTGATACCCCGATAGTTGTTGCAACTTTGGATATCATCCTTGTTCTTGTACAAAGAAATTGTACTCCACTTCCATTCTTCAGACAACTTTTTCGTCCTAAAAATGACAATAAATAGCTCAGTGAGCCACTCCAAGCCCGCCCTGTCGCACCCTTCCAAAACAGAATTTTGATTGGCCCCGTCGCTCTTCCCTTGCTCATCTTATGCATAACCCCCTCTACCTCTTCAACTTTTATACGcctacaatacccaaagtctCGACGACTCTCGGATTGTTCCAAGTCACCCTACTCAATGTTCATATCCCCATCTTCGTACATGATTGCATGGAAGTAAGTCTGTCATCTCTGTCGAATATGTGCCTCATCCAGCAAAACTCTATCttcctcgtctttgatgcactTCACTTGGTCCAGGTCACGGGCCTTCCTTTCTCTCGCTTTGGCTGGCCTATACAACTTTTACCCATGCATTTGCCCTAAAGTTCTTCATACAGTTCAAACGTTACAGTCTTCGTCGTCGTAATAACCAGTAACTTTGCTTTCTTTTTAGCCACCTTATACCGCTCCATATTCATTATCTTCTCCTCCTCGTCCACGCTCTCCAAAAACTTCAAATACATCGCTTTCTCGGCTTCCTCTTTACCTTCGACTTCTCCATTCCACCACTAATCCCCCTTGTGACCACTAGAGTAGCCCTTCAAGACCGCTAATACCTCTCTAGCAACCTCTAATGCAATTCGCTTTCGTGGTTCACATACCTCTCGCGCCCCCCTCTACTCCTCCATGCCCCATAGCCAGCAACTTATCTCCCAACTCCTGGGCTTCGTCTTTAGTCAAAGCTCCCCCACTTGATAACTTAAATTAGTTATCACCAAATCAAAAGCTTTAGCAAAATCCAATAGTGAATCCAGTAGCGAAGTTCCTCCTCCGTTTCTAATTCCAAAAGCAAAGTCGCCATGCACATTATCATAACCCCCAAAATCGCCCCAATGTGGCCATTGAAATCTCATCCTATGAAAAGTTTCTGTGTGCGGAACACCAAGCACAACCTCATCCAAATTCTCCCAAAAATGCCTTTTGATCTCCTCGTCCAAGCCCACTTGGGAAGCATACGCACTAACCACATTTAAAGTAAATTCCCCAACAACTAGTTTAATAATCATCAGTCTATTGTTCCCCCTCCTAACCTCCACCACTAGCTCCTTGAGATTCTTATCAACCAAAATACCTACCCCATTCTTGCCCCCACGCGTCTAGAGTACCATAGTCTAAACATGTCTATATCTCGTGCCTTAACTCCCACCTATCTAGTCTCCTCGAGACAAGTTATATTGATCTTCCTCTTATGGAGAATCTTTGCTAACTCTATAGACTTTCCCGTCAAAGTCCTTATGTTCCAAGACCCAACTCTCAGCTTGGGGACTCCCTTACCACCCTTACTCCCCCTTGCCATCGACCCCACCCCCCCTCCTGAGAACATGACCTTACCTACCATCATTCACTACAACCACTATAATCTAAGTCACACTAAGCAAGCACTATCACAAAACTAATGTACTAGAAATGGTAGTTGCAGGTAGATAAGCGAGACAAAATTCACTAATCTAAAGCCCGCAAGCAAATATAGTAACCGCAATTAGATCACAATGACAAATAAAGAACACATTAGGAACAAAAGAAACAGATTGTAACAGAGCATATCGAAAACAGAATATAAAAAAACAAGAATAGAAGAGCCTGGATTTTTAAACAGAGGAATAATAGTCGACGAAGACAATGGAGCTCGCTGGAAATCTATCCGGAGTTGTTGGATCACATCAGAAGTGGCTTGAGATCTAATGGGACATGTCCAGTTGAGGGGGTGTCCACCAATGATGCAAAATCTAACCGGAAACCTAAATGTATTAATGCTCACGCGCCCCGGTGCATGACTGAATCTCGCCGGAGCTCAGTCAGCCTTATTCACTGTACGCAGGCTCGAAAACACGCACCCATACACACGCAAAGAGAGGGAGAACGAAGGGGATAGAGAGAGAGAGGCAGAAAGAGGAGAAAGAAAGCGTCGCCGCTGATGAGGTCGCTGGCGGTGGGAGAAGTGTAAAGAGAAGACATGAAAAGAaggggaagaaaaagaaaagagaggaaaggaGAGATGGGGGAAAAGGGAAGAGATGAGAGAGAGGGGACCTACCTTGCGATGGGAGGGTAGTCGGAGGCGGCTTTGTTGGTCGCCGATTGTTTAGGACCGTTAGAAAACGGTAGTTACCCTACAAATAAATTTTGCCCCTATTTCAAGAAATTTCGTACAAATACGCACAGATATAAACCATACATTTTTTGTCGCAGTCATATTTCATAACAAGAAGGtagtaacacaacaacaaaaaaagaaaaagagaaacatTTCCCTTCTGTCACTAACTTCCTCTCTAACTGGCAGCTCCACCATCCCACTCATCCTACACAAGTAAATTTACTTGAGAAAAGGGCAATTTTATTTCAAATCTAGCACATGGGCTGAAAACTAAATTTGGAAAAGAAGATATGAAACAAAATTTGATTTATATTTTCTACAAATATTAGGCCAAATCAAATAAATCTCCGGTATGTTGAGGGTCCATGAAAACCTTATATTGCTTTAGGCCCCTCATGACCTGCATTGTCAAAGACAGCATTCGGTAAAGTTGCATCTGATCATGAACCACCAGTTCCAGAAGCACCCTCAGTTTGTTTTTTCTCCCGTTGTTTCTCccgttttttcttgtttttcaatgCATTCTTGCTCAGCTCCCTATATTCATGTGAAATACGGAATGATGTATAGCAACTTAATAGTTTGAACATCCGAAATattacaaaagaaaaacaaaaaaagaggaaaagtgCATTGAAGCTTACCCTGAAGAACTTCCTCCAAATAACTGTCAAAATGAAACAGATGCTTACTATTAGCATACTAGTGGCGCAAACTAAAGGAGAAAAATATAACTGGAAATAACGCATGGATGAACTTTCAGATGACATGTATATACAAATTATGACGTTTTGAAAGTAGCTAATAAACCATCACGTTGTTACCACATTGCAAGTTTATCATCAGAATGTGTCCCGTAAAGGTAACTATATCCTTGTGCAGTAAACATATTTTT
Coding sequences within:
- the LOC138878989 gene encoding uncharacterized protein gives rise to the protein MIIKLVVGEFTLNVVSAYASQVGLDEEIKRHFWENLDEVVLGVPHTETFHRMRFQWPHWGDFGGYDNVHGDFAFGIRNGGGTSLLDSLLDFAKAFDLVITNLSYQVGEL